In a genomic window of Methanoregula sp. UBA64:
- a CDS encoding phosphate-starvation-inducible PsiE family protein has protein sequence MMLDFINRFERLVYMLLIALLVIVLIFALGEMFWYLWVSVSNAPVGLLENHELTSVLGTFLLVLIAVELLDTMKAYIEENVIHVEIVVLLAIIAIARKVILLDPAETDGIELIGIGIIIIGLAASYYLLRKAGFTLGTPKNKEPAEKEAAVPEKSG, from the coding sequence ATGATGCTCGATTTCATCAACCGTTTTGAACGGCTTGTCTACATGCTCCTCATCGCACTGCTGGTGATCGTCCTTATCTTTGCGCTGGGGGAGATGTTCTGGTACCTGTGGGTTTCGGTATCGAACGCTCCCGTCGGACTCCTGGAAAACCACGAACTGACCTCGGTGCTCGGTACCTTCCTCTTAGTGCTCATCGCGGTCGAACTCCTGGATACGATGAAGGCATATATCGAGGAGAACGTGATCCACGTGGAGATCGTGGTGCTTCTTGCGATCATCGCGATCGCCCGGAAAGTGATCCTGCTCGATCCTGCGGAGACCGACGGTATTGAACTGATCGGCATCGGCATCATCATCATCGGGCTTGCCGCATCCTACTATCTCTTGCGGAAGGCAGGCTTTACCCTCGGGACACCGAAGAATAAAGAGCCCGCAGAAAAAGAGGCCGCGGTCCCGGAAAAGAGCGGGTAA
- the cobA gene encoding uroporphyrinogen-III C-methyltransferase: MTGKVYLVGSGPGGTGLLTQRAADLIEKADVVFYDQLPGEEILATLPERAEKIDCGKFGGKHTLEQHEIENEMVARAKQGKTIVRLKGGDPFLFGRGGEELETLREAGIEVEMVPGVTSALAVPASVGIPVTHRKYASQVTILTGHEDPTKAASALDWKLLARGRGTIVILMGVANLPGIAEALIANGKDAQTPVAVIERGLRKDRRVTTGPLARIGAIAAQAGVKPPAVIVIGDVVRLYDKNRPDLIPYGGK, encoded by the coding sequence ATGACCGGGAAAGTCTACCTTGTCGGATCCGGCCCGGGCGGGACCGGTCTTTTAACGCAGCGTGCAGCAGATCTCATCGAAAAAGCCGATGTGGTCTTCTACGACCAGCTCCCGGGCGAGGAAATTCTCGCCACCCTGCCGGAGCGGGCCGAGAAGATCGACTGCGGGAAGTTCGGCGGGAAGCATACGCTCGAACAGCACGAGATCGAAAACGAGATGGTGGCCCGGGCAAAACAGGGAAAGACGATCGTCCGGCTCAAGGGCGGCGACCCGTTCCTCTTTGGCCGGGGCGGCGAGGAGCTCGAAACCCTCCGCGAGGCGGGCATTGAGGTCGAGATGGTGCCGGGAGTCACCAGCGCCCTTGCCGTTCCCGCCTCGGTCGGGATCCCGGTCACGCACCGGAAGTACGCCTCGCAGGTCACGATCCTCACCGGCCACGAGGATCCGACAAAGGCCGCATCGGCCCTTGACTGGAAACTGCTTGCCCGGGGGCGCGGCACAATCGTGATCCTGATGGGCGTTGCAAACCTGCCGGGCATTGCAGAGGCCCTGATTGCAAACGGCAAGGATGCACAGACGCCGGTCGCCGTGATCGAGCGGGGCCTCCGAAAGGACCGCCGCGTCACCACCGGGCCACTTGCAAGGATTGGTGCAATCGCCGCACAGGCTGGCGTTAAACCGCCTGCGGTAATTGTGATCGGCGATGTCGTACGGCTCTACGACAAGAACCGCCCCGATCTGATCCCGTACGGAGGAAAATGA
- the hemC gene encoding hydroxymethylbilane synthase, with amino-acid sequence MTVRIGTRGSKLALAQAEIVGKKLAGLGIKVEQKIISTQGDEVTGVPLHEIGKQGVFVKALDDAILDGEIDCAVHSMKDIPAIRPSGLVIAAILPRDSPADYLAYFGAVSAVKVVGTSSTRRKAQLLRHDPDLEIRDLRGNVDTRMRKLREGQYNAIVLAEAGLQRLGVRIPGERLPPEKFVPTPNQGTIAVVSRADPSLMEVLSVLDHPGTRKDVAIERAVMEQVGAGCFTPMGIYCKAGHLVAEVLSLDGKRVERIEKDIGTLEEARAIGKDLREKAGGLIEEAYKTLGISL; translated from the coding sequence ATGACGGTCCGGATCGGCACCCGGGGAAGCAAGCTCGCGCTCGCCCAGGCAGAGATCGTAGGTAAAAAACTGGCCGGGCTCGGGATCAAGGTAGAGCAGAAGATCATCAGCACTCAAGGAGACGAAGTGACCGGCGTCCCGCTCCATGAGATCGGGAAGCAGGGCGTCTTTGTAAAAGCCCTTGACGATGCAATCCTCGACGGCGAGATCGATTGCGCGGTCCACAGCATGAAAGACATCCCCGCGATCCGGCCCTCGGGCCTCGTGATCGCCGCCATCCTTCCCCGCGATTCCCCGGCCGACTACCTTGCCTACTTTGGCGCGGTCTCGGCCGTAAAAGTCGTGGGAACGTCGAGCACACGGAGAAAGGCCCAGCTCCTCCGCCACGACCCGGACCTCGAGATCCGCGACCTGCGGGGGAACGTGGATACGAGGATGCGCAAGCTCCGCGAAGGCCAGTACAATGCAATCGTGCTCGCGGAGGCCGGCCTCCAGCGTCTCGGCGTCCGCATCCCGGGCGAGCGCCTGCCCCCCGAGAAGTTCGTGCCCACCCCCAATCAGGGCACGATCGCGGTCGTAAGCCGGGCCGACCCCTCGCTCATGGAAGTGCTCTCCGTGCTCGACCACCCGGGCACCAGGAAAGACGTTGCCATAGAGCGGGCCGTGATGGAGCAGGTGGGCGCGGGGTGCTTTACGCCCATGGGGATCTACTGTAAGGCCGGCCACCTGGTTGCCGAGGTACTCTCCCTTGACGGGAAGCGCGTGGAGCGCATAGAGAAAGATATCGGTACGCTCGAAGAGGCGCGGGCGATCGGTAAAGACCTCCGTGAAAAGGCCGGCGGCCTCATCGAGGAAGCATACAAAACACTGGGGATCTCCTTATGA
- the hemL gene encoding glutamate-1-semialdehyde 2,1-aminomutase: protein MKSEELFSAAKTLIPGGVSSPVRAIKPYPFYTARAEGSHLYTVDGAALIDCCMGYGPLLLGHARPEIKKAIADRLEKGWLYGTPIPEEPEFAKLITGDHPGMDMARFVSSGSEATMAAIRLARGFTGKSDIVKIEGGFHGAHDAVLVKAGSGATTMGVPDSAGVLPDLVAHTRQVPYNDAEALETLLAKNNDIAALIIEPVLGNIGPVVPQDGYLRSVREITQAHDVLLIFDEVITGYRLGIGGAQKMYGIKPDLTTLGKIIGGGLPIGAFCGKREIMSLTVPEGPVYQAGTFSGNPLSLTAGIATIRWLHDHPKTYADLAEKTRVIEESLPEEKLDTGSFVRLGSMFKYFFRKDAPQNYTEVKECDTQAFGAFWQKMLDRGVFIPPSQFETNFLSVAHTPQDIETIAGGYLA, encoded by the coding sequence ATGAAGAGCGAAGAACTCTTCTCGGCAGCAAAAACTTTGATCCCCGGCGGGGTCTCCAGTCCCGTCCGGGCAATAAAACCCTATCCTTTTTACACGGCACGGGCCGAAGGCTCGCACCTCTATACGGTTGACGGTGCAGCCCTTATCGACTGCTGCATGGGCTATGGCCCGCTCCTGTTAGGCCACGCCCGCCCGGAGATCAAAAAAGCGATCGCGGACCGGCTCGAAAAGGGCTGGCTGTACGGCACGCCGATCCCGGAGGAGCCGGAGTTCGCAAAGCTCATCACCGGCGACCACCCGGGCATGGATATGGCCCGGTTCGTTTCGAGCGGTTCGGAAGCCACGATGGCCGCGATCCGGCTCGCCCGGGGTTTTACCGGGAAGTCCGATATCGTGAAGATCGAGGGCGGGTTCCACGGCGCTCACGATGCGGTGCTCGTAAAGGCCGGCTCGGGCGCAACCACGATGGGCGTCCCGGACTCGGCCGGCGTGCTCCCCGATCTCGTAGCCCACACCCGGCAGGTTCCATACAACGATGCCGAGGCGCTCGAAACGCTTCTTGCGAAGAACAACGATATCGCGGCGCTCATCATCGAACCGGTTCTCGGGAATATCGGCCCGGTGGTCCCGCAGGACGGGTACCTCAGGAGCGTCCGGGAGATCACACAGGCCCATGACGTACTCCTCATCTTCGACGAGGTAATCACCGGCTACCGGCTCGGGATAGGCGGGGCGCAGAAGATGTACGGTATCAAGCCCGACCTTACCACGCTCGGGAAGATCATCGGCGGCGGCCTCCCCATCGGCGCCTTCTGCGGGAAGCGCGAGATAATGTCGCTTACCGTCCCCGAGGGGCCGGTGTACCAGGCCGGCACCTTCTCGGGAAACCCGCTCTCGCTTACGGCCGGGATTGCCACCATCCGCTGGCTCCACGACCACCCGAAGACGTATGCGGATCTCGCGGAGAAGACCCGGGTGATCGAAGAGTCGCTCCCGGAGGAGAAGCTCGATACCGGATCGTTTGTCCGGCTCGGTTCGATGTTCAAGTACTTCTTCCGCAAAGATGCCCCGCAGAACTACACGGAAGTAAAGGAATGCGACACGCAGGCATTCGGTGCGTTCTGGCAGAAGATGCTTGACCGCGGCGTCTTTATCCCGCCCTCCCAGTTCGAGACCAATTTCCTCTCGGTGGCTCACACCCCGCAGGACATCGAGACGATTGCAGGAGGGTACCTGGCATGA
- the hemB gene encoding porphobilinogen synthase has protein sequence MFPERRMRRVRSRTIQPLLCETTLSKNDLVAPLFVDETVKAPVAIASMPGQSRYPVDMIAAVAGDLYERGCRAVLLFGIPAFKDEAATSAYDPDGIVQQAVRRVKAAYPKMVVITDVCACEYTSHGHCGIVGSTRCGEKDLLNDESLLLMNRIAISHAEAGADIVAPSCMLDGMVASIRGALDAEGYGDVLIMSYSTKFSSALYGPFREAAESGFSFGDRSTYQMNPANGREAFLESQLDYEEGADILMVKPAGPYLDVLANIATIGIPVAAYQVSGEYAMIKAAAERGWIKEKETVLESLMCIKRAGADLIITYFARDVCGWL, from the coding sequence ATGTTTCCCGAGCGACGCATGAGGCGGGTCAGGTCCCGCACGATCCAGCCTCTTTTATGCGAGACAACGCTTTCCAAAAACGATCTCGTTGCCCCCCTGTTTGTGGATGAGACTGTAAAAGCCCCTGTCGCGATCGCGTCCATGCCGGGCCAGTCGCGCTACCCGGTCGACATGATCGCGGCCGTTGCCGGCGACCTGTACGAGCGGGGCTGCCGGGCAGTCCTCCTCTTTGGGATCCCGGCCTTTAAGGACGAGGCGGCGACAAGCGCCTACGATCCCGACGGGATCGTGCAGCAGGCAGTCCGCCGGGTGAAAGCCGCGTACCCGAAGATGGTGGTCATCACCGATGTCTGTGCATGCGAGTACACGAGTCACGGCCACTGCGGGATCGTGGGCAGCACCCGGTGCGGGGAGAAGGATCTCTTAAACGACGAGTCGCTCCTTTTGATGAACCGGATTGCGATAAGCCATGCGGAGGCCGGGGCGGATATCGTTGCCCCGTCCTGCATGCTCGACGGCATGGTAGCCTCGATCCGCGGTGCGCTCGATGCGGAAGGCTACGGCGACGTGCTCATCATGTCCTATTCGACAAAATTCTCCTCTGCCCTCTACGGCCCGTTCCGCGAGGCAGCGGAGTCCGGGTTCTCGTTTGGGGACCGCAGCACGTACCAGATGAACCCGGCAAACGGCCGCGAGGCATTTCTCGAATCGCAGCTCGACTACGAGGAGGGCGCCGACATTTTGATGGTCAAGCCCGCGGGGCCGTACCTCGACGTGCTCGCGAATATCGCAACCATCGGGATCCCGGTTGCCGCGTACCAGGTGAGCGGCGAGTACGCGATGATCAAGGCCGCGGCGGAGCGCGGCTGGATAAAGGAAAAAGAGACCGTGCTTGAATCGCTCATGTGTATCAAAAGGGCCGGTGCCGACCTTATCATCACGTATTTTGCACGCGACGTGTGCGGGTGGCTGTAA
- a CDS encoding GNAT family N-acetyltransferase, with protein MTAEPPEKLRVRPYADEDFSAVVALEINGIHEPYRSAVFVRQQVALSPDTFLVGVEEETIVGFTVAAIVHDRPNTAWILRMMVGNGFRHCGIGTGLLREMCRLLAGRGVREIFLTVSPKNEPAVRLYTREGFNKESLVPAYFGNGEDRFIMKRTC; from the coding sequence ATGACCGCAGAGCCTCCCGAAAAACTCCGTGTCCGCCCGTATGCAGACGAGGACTTTTCCGCGGTCGTGGCGCTGGAGATCAACGGCATCCACGAGCCGTACCGGTCCGCGGTCTTTGTCCGGCAGCAGGTCGCCCTCTCCCCGGACACCTTCCTGGTCGGGGTCGAAGAGGAAACGATCGTCGGGTTTACCGTTGCCGCCATTGTCCACGACCGTCCCAATACGGCCTGGATCCTCCGCATGATGGTAGGCAACGGGTTCCGCCACTGCGGGATCGGGACCGGGCTCCTGCGCGAGATGTGCCGGCTGCTTGCCGGCCGGGGCGTGCGCGAGATCTTCCTTACGGTCTCGCCAAAGAACGAGCCGGCGGTCCGGCTCTACACCCGGGAAGGGTTTAATAAAGAATCGCTTGTCCCGGCCTATTTTGGCAATGGCGAGGACCGGTTCATCATGAAGCGGACCTGCTAA
- the hemA gene encoding glutamyl-tRNA reductase: protein MTGREAGLAIAGVSHQTADVTALEAFRFPDEPAFLAAAKKQFGGVLLLQTCNRVEVMVEGNAADLRDFLCSQGRNGFFLLDGRDALRHLFSLAAGIESMIVGEDQIIGQLKKSLADAEAAGSAGCFVAQCVTKAVHVGIEARKRTRINRGSVSVGSAAVILAESELGSLAGRHILVVGSGEMGLLVAQALAAKQLTAMYVANRTFGRAVQLAEKIGGNAVKFSELYHYIALSDVVISCTAAPHAVIRAAELDQAVQARPKLADGSPKPLIIIDIAQPRDVEEAAGEIAGVRLFTIDNLREVNEKNMATRKAEAERASAFVEEELSVFLSQLRRQSSDDCIAVLHAWAEEVRIRERDRALTRLGTCDERTAEILDDLSRVLTKKILADATASIRENAHAGDRAAAEALVAALTRGTVPQKKKGEVRE, encoded by the coding sequence ATGACCGGCCGCGAGGCGGGTCTTGCCATTGCCGGCGTCAGCCACCAGACCGCTGATGTCACGGCGCTCGAAGCGTTCCGGTTCCCGGACGAACCCGCGTTCCTTGCCGCTGCAAAAAAACAGTTCGGCGGCGTGCTCCTCCTCCAAACCTGCAACCGGGTCGAAGTGATGGTGGAAGGCAACGCAGCGGATCTCCGGGATTTCCTGTGCAGCCAGGGACGGAACGGGTTCTTTCTCCTTGACGGCCGCGATGCACTGCGCCACCTCTTCTCGCTTGCCGCCGGCATAGAATCGATGATCGTGGGCGAGGACCAGATCATCGGCCAGCTCAAGAAAAGCCTTGCGGACGCCGAGGCGGCGGGAAGCGCCGGCTGTTTTGTTGCGCAGTGCGTGACAAAGGCCGTCCACGTAGGGATCGAAGCGCGGAAACGCACCCGGATCAACCGGGGGTCGGTCTCGGTCGGCTCGGCTGCCGTGATCCTTGCCGAGTCCGAGCTCGGGTCGCTTGCCGGCCGGCACATCCTCGTGGTAGGGAGCGGCGAGATGGGCCTTCTTGTGGCCCAGGCGCTTGCCGCAAAGCAGCTCACCGCCATGTACGTGGCAAACCGCACATTCGGCCGCGCCGTCCAGCTCGCGGAAAAGATCGGCGGGAATGCGGTAAAGTTCTCCGAGCTCTACCACTATATCGCGCTCTCCGATGTGGTCATCTCCTGCACCGCCGCCCCGCACGCGGTGATCCGTGCAGCGGAACTGGACCAGGCCGTACAGGCACGGCCAAAGCTCGCGGACGGCTCTCCAAAGCCGCTCATCATCATCGATATCGCCCAGCCCCGGGACGTGGAAGAGGCCGCGGGGGAGATAGCGGGCGTCCGGCTCTTTACCATCGACAACCTGCGCGAGGTAAACGAGAAGAACATGGCGACCCGCAAGGCGGAGGCGGAACGGGCCTCTGCGTTTGTCGAAGAAGAGCTCTCGGTCTTCCTCTCGCAGCTCCGGCGCCAGTCCTCCGACGACTGCATTGCCGTTCTCCATGCATGGGCAGAGGAAGTGCGGATCCGTGAGCGGGACCGGGCGCTTACCCGGCTTGGGACATGCGACGAGAGGACCGCGGAGATCCTCGACGACCTCTCGCGGGTGCTCACCAAAAAGATCCTTGCCGATGCAACCGCCTCGATCCGGGAGAACGCCCATGCCGGCGACCGGGCCGCGGCCGAAGCGCTCGTTGCCGCCCTTACCCGGGGCACCGTGCCGCAAAAAAAGAAAGGGGAAGTCCGGGAATAG
- a CDS encoding precorrin-2 dehydrogenase/sirohydrochlorin ferrochelatase family protein has product MIPLFVDCTGKQVVIFGGGVVAARKAGHFAYEAEVLMVSKTFNPESKALPVQIQTLDTRAASDEELNRIIEHAFLVIGALSDKEENNRIGALCKDYGVLFNNANGEAGDVIIPAITQGAHYGVAVSTLGESPAVSRFIREDLEKRYPALDAMIALQHRLRVELKKRDTTPAGRRRILWEVLHDKTLWSLLKKSPGRAWDRVAERYLA; this is encoded by the coding sequence ATGATACCCCTCTTCGTGGACTGCACGGGAAAACAGGTCGTGATCTTTGGAGGAGGGGTGGTTGCCGCACGCAAGGCCGGGCACTTTGCCTACGAGGCCGAGGTGCTCATGGTCAGCAAAACCTTCAATCCCGAATCAAAAGCGCTTCCCGTCCAGATCCAGACGCTCGACACCCGGGCCGCAAGCGACGAGGAGCTCAACCGGATCATCGAGCACGCGTTCCTTGTGATCGGCGCCCTCTCCGACAAGGAAGAGAACAACCGGATCGGTGCGCTCTGCAAAGACTACGGCGTGCTCTTCAACAATGCAAACGGCGAGGCCGGGGACGTGATCATCCCGGCAATCACGCAGGGGGCGCATTACGGGGTTGCGGTCAGCACCCTTGGCGAGAGCCCCGCGGTCTCCCGGTTCATCCGCGAGGACCTCGAGAAGCGCTACCCGGCGCTCGATGCCATGATCGCCCTCCAGCACCGGCTCCGCGTGGAGTTAAAGAAACGAGACACCACGCCCGCGGGCAGGCGCCGGATCCTCTGGGAGGTGCTCCACGACAAGACCCTCTGGTCGCTCTTAAAGAAGTCCCCCGGCCGGGCGTGGGACCGGGTGGCGGAGAGGTATCTTGCATGA
- a CDS encoding phosphotransacetylase: MTRRTAIGIGMGPDAEKIIQSACRAEIPYDIICYSRPGTAQLPPGTARVRIAEESDPDAALVYALKTGTIAAAVRGNLPGEITLKLLAAAAGVLHLERVALLETAGKKKFLFAPVGIAEGWTITEKLALIEKGRALAVKFGLPEKVGVLSGGRFGGIGWNAAVDRSMADAELVAKLAGAEHFEFRIEDAIQSCGLIIAPDGITGNFVFRTLEHLGAGRGHGAPVVNIDKIFVDTSRSQKDYTYALRLAAAMIE; this comes from the coding sequence ATGACCAGACGAACCGCCATTGGAATCGGGATGGGCCCGGATGCAGAGAAGATCATCCAGAGTGCGTGCCGGGCGGAGATCCCGTACGATATTATCTGTTATTCGCGGCCGGGCACCGCACAGCTCCCGCCCGGTACCGCCCGCGTGAGGATTGCCGAAGAGAGCGATCCGGACGCTGCCCTTGTCTATGCTTTGAAGACAGGAACGATCGCGGCAGCGGTACGCGGGAACCTGCCGGGCGAGATCACGTTAAAGCTGCTCGCGGCAGCGGCTGGCGTCTTGCACCTTGAACGCGTTGCGCTCCTTGAGACGGCCGGAAAAAAGAAGTTCCTGTTTGCGCCGGTCGGGATTGCCGAAGGCTGGACCATCACGGAGAAGCTCGCGCTGATAGAAAAAGGCCGGGCACTTGCCGTAAAGTTCGGCCTCCCCGAAAAAGTGGGCGTGCTCTCGGGCGGCCGGTTCGGCGGCATTGGCTGGAATGCGGCCGTGGACCGGAGCATGGCCGATGCCGAGCTCGTGGCAAAGCTCGCGGGTGCCGAGCATTTCGAGTTCCGCATCGAGGATGCCATCCAGTCCTGCGGACTTATCATTGCGCCGGACGGCATCACGGGAAACTTTGTGTTCCGGACGCTCGAACACCTGGGGGCCGGACGCGGCCACGGGGCACCGGTCGTCAACATCGACAAGATCTTTGTCGACACTTCGCGCTCCCAGAAGGACTACACGTATGCCCTCAGGCTTGCGGCGGCGATGATAGAATAA
- a CDS encoding DUF4238 domain-containing protein translates to MTAYVNQHFIPRWYLRNFSPNYNKYQKDGDIFLYLLKKKKVITGTIKKTAMIKNFYGVDGIFESTFLKGLDEKTSIPIASIIKNEKIDESQLKKIGLFLRLQSIRTESSKRIMQNFLLRPSKKYPNELRILRRDKKKYGSVIFEYYIKLISKDSLLLSDLKLFLLKNTTKRPFISSDYPVVLNNYFYQDLGVYGLYTPGIQVICPLSDTLCLLLIHSELYDLLTSGDSVIELSKEQDIDSINCLQFINCDKFILSKQEIPEYFFYVHQKSGLIKDKLRDLCLKRRFEDTKDRVYSIPLSFLSAREGIDFSQFEKNSPKDNLPVRNRMLYDESNKSADKLILEFNDVISSYFKNEKHIVRNVQRNNF, encoded by the coding sequence ATGACGGCATATGTAAATCAGCATTTTATTCCTAGATGGTATTTACGAAATTTTTCTCCGAACTATAATAAATACCAAAAGGATGGGGATATTTTTCTCTACTTGCTCAAAAAAAAGAAAGTTATTACAGGTACAATAAAAAAAACTGCGATGATTAAAAATTTTTATGGGGTCGATGGAATATTTGAATCCACATTTCTAAAAGGATTAGATGAAAAAACTTCAATTCCTATCGCCAGTATAATAAAAAATGAAAAAATTGATGAATCCCAGTTAAAGAAGATTGGTCTTTTTTTACGTTTACAATCTATTCGTACAGAATCCTCAAAAAGGATAATGCAAAATTTTCTTCTCCGACCTAGTAAAAAATATCCTAATGAATTGAGAATACTGCGTAGAGATAAAAAAAAGTATGGAAGTGTCATTTTTGAATATTACATAAAATTAATATCTAAAGATTCCCTTCTCCTTTCGGATTTAAAATTATTTTTACTAAAAAATACAACAAAACGCCCATTTATTTCAAGTGATTATCCTGTTGTTCTCAATAATTATTTTTATCAAGATTTGGGTGTATATGGATTATATACTCCAGGCATTCAAGTTATCTGTCCTCTTTCTGACACGCTCTGTTTGTTACTAATACATTCAGAATTATATGATCTCTTAACATCAGGGGATTCTGTCATAGAACTTTCTAAAGAACAGGATATTGATTCAATCAATTGTTTACAATTTATCAATTGTGACAAATTTATTTTATCTAAACAAGAAATTCCAGAGTATTTCTTTTACGTGCATCAAAAATCTGGTTTGATAAAAGATAAATTGAGAGATCTCTGCTTAAAGAGAAGATTCGAGGATACAAAAGATAGAGTGTATAGTATTCCTTTATCATTTTTATCTGCAAGGGAGGGTATCGATTTCTCTCAATTTGAAAAAAACTCTCCAAAAGACAATCTCCCTGTTAGAAATCGCATGTTGTATGATGAGTCAAATAAAAGTGCAGATAAACTAATTTTAGAATTTAATGATGTGATCAGCTCGTATTTCAAAAATGAGAAACATATTGTAAGGAACGTTCAAAGGAATAATTTTTAG
- a CDS encoding flavodoxin family protein has protein sequence MKAEKMKILGIIASPRKDGNTAWTVNKILEGAKEQGAETRSWYFSGHDIEPCRGCLCCHDGKDSGCIIDDDMQELYDAIDKADAIVLGSPVYMGQMSAQAKIITDRLFAQISPRFSPHYKEKVSKKKLLLVFTQGNPDPGMFREYFDYTRKMFQMLEFDTRDVVVVAGMRDKPAHERKDLDRVMKDTGSLLVRE, from the coding sequence ATGAAAGCAGAAAAGATGAAGATCCTCGGAATTATCGCAAGTCCGCGAAAAGATGGCAATACCGCGTGGACCGTGAACAAGATACTCGAAGGCGCGAAAGAACAGGGAGCCGAGACCCGGTCCTGGTACTTCAGCGGGCATGATATCGAACCGTGCCGGGGCTGCCTGTGCTGTCATGACGGAAAGGACTCCGGTTGTATAATCGATGACGATATGCAGGAGCTGTATGACGCGATTGACAAGGCCGACGCCATTGTCCTTGGCTCGCCCGTGTACATGGGGCAGATGAGCGCCCAGGCAAAGATCATCACCGACCGGTTGTTTGCGCAGATCTCCCCGCGTTTCTCACCGCATTACAAGGAAAAAGTATCAAAAAAGAAGCTGCTCCTTGTGTTCACGCAGGGCAATCCCGATCCCGGCATGTTCCGGGAATATTTTGATTACACGAGAAAAATGTTTCAGATGCTGGAGTTCGATACCCGGGATGTTGTTGTCGTTGCCGGTATGCGGGACAAACCAGCGCATGAAAGAAAAGATCTGGACAGGGTCATGAAAGATACCGGTTCGTTGCTGGTCCGGGAATAA
- a CDS encoding alpha/beta fold hydrolase, translating to MKQTPVIIVLAVIAIMVLAAGCTGTGPATASPSPSAPAMYKPVSIANTPVEYKDVNGVRLAYWEWGSGEPVLLIEGFASEVANDTPAQAPWNETFLSILSSKYHVYAYDHRGMGYSSMNNVTPTIPLYADDAAGLIKALGYDSMNVYGESMGSTTAQQLVITHPELVKKLVLDSNSYNANIPACQTLHATLIAVANDTTASPGLRAEANANLAFNGTWNGLAGINKTVMLVVGTGDVITPQAVSAQMAGQINGSWLVRFQGLPHIGNRNAPVQYGENAVYFLDTNEAPLASL from the coding sequence ATGAAACAGACTCCCGTCATTATTGTGCTTGCCGTCATTGCGATCATGGTTCTTGCCGCCGGCTGCACCGGCACCGGGCCGGCCACTGCCAGCCCGTCACCATCGGCACCGGCAATGTATAAACCGGTCTCCATTGCCAATACGCCGGTCGAATACAAGGACGTCAATGGCGTCCGGCTCGCATACTGGGAATGGGGATCCGGCGAACCCGTTCTCCTCATCGAAGGATTCGCGAGCGAGGTCGCGAACGATACTCCCGCGCAGGCCCCGTGGAACGAGACATTCCTTTCGATCCTCTCCTCCAAATACCATGTCTATGCCTACGATCACCGGGGAATGGGATACAGCAGCATGAACAACGTGACCCCCACAATCCCCCTCTATGCGGACGATGCGGCAGGTCTGATCAAAGCCCTCGGGTACGACAGCATGAACGTGTACGGGGAGTCCATGGGCTCGACAACCGCACAGCAGCTGGTCATTACCCACCCCGAGCTCGTGAAAAAGCTGGTCCTCGATTCCAATTCGTACAATGCAAACATCCCCGCGTGCCAGACCCTGCACGCGACCCTCATTGCGGTTGCAAACGATACGACCGCGAGCCCGGGCCTCCGGGCCGAGGCAAACGCGAACCTTGCCTTTAACGGGACCTGGAACGGTCTTGCCGGCATCAACAAGACCGTCATGCTCGTTGTCGGCACGGGCGACGTGATCACGCCCCAGGCGGTCTCGGCCCAGATGGCCGGGCAGATCAACGGCTCCTGGCTCGTGAGGTTCCAGGGGCTCCCCCATATCGGGAACCGGAATGCACCGGTCCAGTATGGCGAGAACGCGGTGTACTTCCTCGATACGAACGAAGCCCCGCTTGCATCCCTGTAA